One stretch of Candidatus Kaelpia imicola DNA includes these proteins:
- the lexA gene encoding transcriptional repressor LexA, whose amino-acid sequence MKNNSPFTRKQLEAISHIRNWLMQKSRNPSIRELMAELGYKSPRSVQDILQQLGEKGVIRKLDKGGYQLVMDPDLGPVHAQTTNIPLVGVVSCGMPMLAEENIEGYVPVSTSIAKPGAKYFLLHAEGDSMDKAGINEGDLILVKQQPTANEGDKVVALIDSGATIKEFHRTKDMIILKPNSSNEKHKPIILTDDFQIQGIVLAIIPKSWK is encoded by the coding sequence ATGAAGAATAATAGCCCATTTACAAGAAAACAGCTTGAAGCCATTTCTCATATCAGAAACTGGCTAATGCAGAAGTCTCGCAATCCTTCTATCCGGGAGTTAATGGCTGAATTAGGCTATAAATCTCCTCGGTCAGTACAGGATATCCTCCAGCAGCTTGGGGAGAAAGGTGTTATAAGAAAGCTTGATAAAGGCGGTTATCAGCTTGTCATGGACCCTGATCTTGGTCCAGTACATGCCCAGACCACAAATATACCCTTGGTGGGTGTTGTATCATGCGGGATGCCAATGTTAGCAGAGGAAAACATAGAAGGTTATGTTCCTGTATCTACTTCTATTGCAAAACCGGGGGCAAAATACTTTCTATTGCATGCAGAGGGAGACTCTATGGATAAAGCTGGGATTAATGAAGGCGATCTTATTTTAGTCAAACAGCAGCCGACAGCTAATGAAGGGGATAAGGTTGTTGCTTTGATTGACAGCGGTGCAACAATTAAGGAGTTTCACAGAACTAAAGATATGATTATTTTAAAACCAAACTCTTCTAATGAAAAACATAAACCAATTATTTTAACTGATGATTTTCAGATTCAGGGGATAGTTTTAGCAATTATACCTAAATCATGGAAATAA
- a CDS encoding ORF6N domain-containing protein, which translates to MKKLIMQKKITENIFIIRGHKIMLSTHLAKLYDVETRVLVQAVKRNIERFPKDFMFQLSNREYQNLKSQIVTSSWGGSRRANPYAFTEQGVAMLSSVLKSKSAIQVNIAIMRTFVKLRELISTHKDLLRKLILLEKRVGKHSKDIEAIFDAIRQLITPSEKPKTRIGFHNH; encoded by the coding sequence ATGAAGAAATTAATTATGCAAAAGAAAATCACAGAAAATATTTTTATAATCCGAGGGCATAAGATTATGCTTAGCACTCACCTTGCTAAGCTTTATGATGTCGAAACAAGAGTATTGGTCCAGGCTGTTAAACGTAACATTGAAAGATTTCCTAAAGATTTTATGTTTCAGCTCTCAAATAGAGAGTATCAAAACTTGAAATCACAAATTGTGACTTCAAGCTGGGGTGGCTCGCGACGTGCTAATCCTTACGCTTTTACCGAACAAGGCGTAGCCATGCTATCTAGTGTTTTAAAGAGTAAAAGTGCTATCCAAGTAAATATCGCCATTATGCGTACATTTGTCAAACTAAGAGAGCTTATATCTACCCATAAAGATCTTCTCCGTAAGTTAATATTACTTGAGAAGAGGGTAGGAAAACATAGCAAAGATATAGAGGCTATATTTGATGCAATCCGGCAATTAATAACTCCATCGGAGAAACCAAAAACTAGGATCGGGTTCCATAATCATTAA
- a CDS encoding SIMPL domain-containing protein (The SIMPL domain is named for its presence in mouse protein SIMPL (signalling molecule that associates with mouse pelle-like kinase). Bacterial member BP26, from Brucella, was shown to assemble into a channel-like structure, while YggE from E. coli has been associated with resistance to oxidative stress.): MGELKNVQIIILGLCIVCATVFSTVILSKGVIQVKKLTEEIIEVSGSAEKDIVSDYIVWTSEFRRRDAELKSAYSQLKGDLEKVKAYLLSKGIKEGEIVVSQIKNATLYKKTEEGHNTNEIEGYLVAQEIEIRSYDVNKITDISRQSTELLDQGIQFMSDAPEYFYTNLSDLKIEMLARATENAKERAVRIAASTDNKIGAIRSAKMGTFQINPVNSYDVSWYGNHDTSSLEKKVIAIVHARFGIE, translated from the coding sequence ATGGGAGAATTAAAAAATGTTCAAATCATCATCTTAGGGCTATGCATTGTCTGTGCCACAGTATTTTCAACAGTGATACTATCAAAAGGTGTTATCCAGGTAAAGAAACTAACTGAAGAGATAATAGAAGTATCCGGATCGGCTGAAAAAGATATAGTATCTGATTACATAGTCTGGACTTCTGAGTTTAGAAGACGAGATGCAGAGTTAAAGAGTGCTTATTCACAGCTTAAAGGTGATCTTGAAAAAGTAAAAGCATATCTATTGTCAAAAGGCATTAAAGAGGGTGAGATAGTAGTCTCACAGATTAAGAATGCTACTCTCTACAAGAAAACAGAAGAAGGCCATAATACAAATGAGATAGAAGGCTATTTAGTGGCTCAAGAGATTGAAATAAGATCATATGATGTTAATAAGATAACTGATATCTCCCGTCAGTCAACAGAGCTTCTTGATCAAGGGATACAGTTTATGTCAGATGCTCCTGAGTATTTTTATACAAATCTCTCAGATTTAAAGATTGAAATGCTTGCTCGTGCTACAGAGAACGCTAAAGAGAGGGCTGTAAGAATAGCAGCTTCAACGGATAATAAGATAGGAGCTATTCGATCAGCTAAAATGGGTACTTTCCAAATAAACCCCGTAAACTCCTACGATGTATCCTGGTATGGCAATCATGATACCTCATCACTTGAAAAGAAAGTCATAGCCATAGTGCATGCTAGGTTTGGAATAGAGTAA
- a CDS encoding phosphotransferase encodes MDAIEQNLAELGYDTLPKTVVHGDYVRKNVILNGNEVALVIDWDRVVLKETRMYDIVWAMFSFAAVGTENISFLEGDEEKFKDVNTFLKAYHEVNPLTSDEMRLIPEIYRAIMIEFFSYTNNPHKQISMRNPDSLNFYRKVLENLKKIDTLDWEKLINLIP; translated from the coding sequence ATGGATGCAATAGAGCAGAATTTAGCCGAACTAGGCTATGATACTTTGCCTAAAACAGTAGTTCATGGTGATTATGTCAGGAAAAATGTTATTTTAAATGGCAATGAAGTAGCTCTTGTGATTGACTGGGATAGAGTAGTTTTAAAAGAAACCAGGATGTATGATATTGTCTGGGCTATGTTTTCATTTGCAGCGGTGGGAACAGAAAATATATCTTTTCTGGAAGGTGACGAAGAAAAGTTTAAAGATGTTAATACATTCTTAAAGGCATACCATGAAGTTAATCCTTTAACTTCGGATGAAATGAGGTTAATTCCTGAAATTTACAGAGCCATAATGATTGAATTCTTTTCATATACCAATAATCCTCACAAACAGATTAGCATGAGAAATCCCGATTCTCTAAATTTCTACAGAAAAGTGCTTGAGAATTTGAAAAAAATAGACACTCTGGATTGGGAAAAACTGATAAATTTGATTCCATAA